The Streptomyces sp. NBC_00459 DNA segment ACATCGACGTCGAGGTGGACACGGAAGGCCGTTTGAGGCGGCAGTTGCCCCCTGAGCAGGCGACAACTCGCCCCAGATGGCACAATCTGTGCATGGAACGCGACGGCCAACTCGAGCTCTACACGGCGGTCGCGGCCCAACTGAAGGAAGCGCACACAAGAGTGCGCGCACTGCAAGTCCCGGAGGGCGTACGGATGGCGCTGACCCGGAAGCTGCTGGTCATTACGGCCGCGGCCAAGCACGATCTCGCCGACGCGACAAGGCGGCTGGAACGCTTCACGGCGGACCTCGACGAGGGTCGAATCCCCGACGAGGACCGCTGAGGAACTCCGTGACAGCCCGAGTTCGTTGCGGCACAAGGGTGATTAGCCCGTTTCGTGTTTGATTTGCGGTATATATCTGCCTAACGTGCGAAAAAGCTTGAACACTTTCGTTCTGGCAATGTCTCCGAAGGGGAAGACGTGAACAAGGCGCAGCTCGTAGAAGCCATTGCGGACAAGGTCGGTGGCCGTCAGCAGGCCGCCGAGGCGGTCGACGCGGTCCTGGACGCCATCGTCCGCGCGACGGTCAGCGGGGACCGGGTCTCGGTCACCGGCTTCGGATCCTTCGAGAAGGTCGACCGCCCGGCCCGTTACGCCCGCAACCCGCAGACGGGTGAGCGGGTTCGGGTCAAGAAGACCTCCGTCCCCCGCTTCCGTGCGGGCCAGGGCTTCAAGGACCTGGTGAGCGGCTCGAAGAAGCTCCCGCGTGGCGGCGAGGTCGCGGTCAAGAAGGCGCCCAAGGGCAGCCTGACCGGCGGCAGTGCTGCCGCAACGGTCAAGAAGGCCGCGGCGAAGAAGGCCACCACCGCCAAGAAGGCGACGGCCGCGAAGAAGACCGTGGCCAAGAAGGCGACGCCGGCGAAGAAGACGACGGCGACGGCGAAGAAGACCACGGCCAAGAAGACCACGGCCACGGCGAAGAAGACCACGGCCAAGAAGACCACGGCCACGGCGAAGAAGACCGCCGCGAAGAAGGCCCCGGCGGCCAAGAAGGCGACGGCGGCGACCAAGGCCCCGGCCCGCAAGTCGGCGGCTCGCACCACCACCGCCAAGAAGGCCACCGCCCGCACCAAGTAGGGGCGCAAGGGCACTCACGCGCCGGGCCGGACTTCCCGAGGGAGTCCGGCCCGCGGCGTGTCCGGACCTCCTGGAGGCGCTCGGAAGGGGCGGCGCCCGGAAGGTCGGTGTCTCAGAAGGTCTGCAGCGTGATGAGCGTGATCCGGGGGGTGCCCCCGGGCCCGCCCTGGGAGCCGTCCGCTCCCTCGACCTCGATGCGCACCCGCTGCCCGGGCCGCAACAGCCTCAGCCCGCCCGCGTCGAACGCCGGCGCGTCGAAGGTGACGGGGGTGCCGTCGTCGAGCAGCACACTGCCGCTGCGTGTTCCGGCGTCGTAGGTGTACGCGGTCGCCTGCATGGAGGCAGCCTACTGGCCCGCGATCAGCAGTCCCTCGACGGCGGTCGCCGTCCGTGTCCCCACGCCCAGGGCGAGCGCCGCCCGCAGATCGTCGCCGGTGTCCACGTCCTGGCGTACGGAATTCACCGAGGTGAGTCCGAGTTCCACGGCGCCGGAGTCCTGGTGGCGGATACGGGAATGCGGACCGAAATGCGGAAGCAATTCCTGACCGGGCCGGGCGGTCAGCAGAGTGGTGCCGACGGTGGCCGCGTCCGCGAGGAAGGCGCGCGGGAATTCGGCGGCGGCAGTCAGGACGCGGGCAAGCTCCGGGGGGCGCAGGGCCGGCAGATCGGCGTTCAGGGCGGCTACAGGGCTGTCGGGCCGTCGAGTCCGTACGACCGCCGCTCCGTGCGCCAGAGCGGCGTTCAGGCCGCCCAGGGGCTCGTCGGAGACGATCGCGGCTCCCAGGGCCGCCAGCTCACGGGCGGCCAGGGCGTCGTTCGTGACGACCGCCACATCGTGGACCGCCGTGCAGGCGAGCACCGCTGCCACCGTGTCCTGGGCGAAGGCCAGGGCGAGACCGGGGCGGAGTCCGTCGTGGGCGGTGTCCGCGAGCCTGCTCTTGGCCCGAGCCAGGGGTTTGAGGGGTATGACCACTGTCCACTGCACGAGCGTTCCGTCCCTCCCTCGTCCACCCCGGCTGCTCAACCGGTGCTCTCCTGGCCGCAACCATTGTCACCTGGCTGTCATCAAAGCCCATCCGGCGGTGTCGGTACCGGGGCGTACGGTGTTCTCGACAGACCGGAAGCCCGGGGCGACACTTGTGCGGCCCCCGGGTCCACCGGCAGAGGTCCTGGTCCAGGCCTTAGAGGAAGGTGTCCCGCGTGCCCCGCCGCAGAATCGGCTTCTGGTACCGCCTCGCGGCGGTCATCTGCAAACCGCCGTTGGTGGTTCTGATCAACCGGGACTGGCGCGGAATGGAGAACATTCCGGCGGCGGGCGGATTTATCACCGCGGTGAACCACAATTCGCATGCGGACCCCTTCGCCTACGCGCACTACCAGTACAACAGCGGCCGTGTTCCGCGTTTTCTGGCGAAGAGCGGGCTTTTCAGGAAGGGATTCGTCGGCACCATGATGCGTGGCACCGGACAGATCCCCGTCTACCGCGAGACCACCGACGCGCTGAGCGCCTTCCGTGCCGCGATCGCCGCCGTGGAGCGCGGCGAATGCGTCGTCTTCTATCCCGAGGGCACCATCACCCGCGATCCGGACCAGTGGCCCATGACCGGCAAGACCGGCGCGGCCCGGGTCGCCCTGCAGACCAGGTGCCCGGTGATCCCGGTGGCCCAGTGGGGCGCGAACGAACTGCTGCCGCCGTACGCCAGGAAGCTCAACCTCCTTCCGCGCAAGACCCACCATGTCCTCGCGGGCCCGCCCGTGGACCTGACGCGGTTCTACGACAAGGAGATGAGCCCCGACCTCCTGAAGGAGACGACGGAGGTCATCATGGCCGCGGTCACCCGCCTGCTGGAGGAGATCCGCGGCGAGAAGGCGCCCGAGATCCCCTACGACCCGCGCCAGGAGCGGATCGAGCAGCGCCGCCGCACGGCCGCGGAAGAGGCGCAGGACGCGCTGGACGCGCAGGAGAGAGCCGTCGCCCGGGCGGCCGGAGAAGGACCGCGGGCGCAGTCGGCGGCCGTGCACGAAACCGCGGTGCACGAAGCCGCGGTGCAAGAAGCCGCAGTGCCAGAAGCAGCAGAAACACGGGAAGTTCAGGAAGAGGGGCAGGGCAAGTGAGCGAGCCGGTCAAGGCGGCGGTGTTCAGCGCTGGATCATGGGGGACCGCCTTCGGCATGGTGCTCGCCGACGCCGGCTGCGAGGTGACCCTGTGGGCGCGGCGCCCCGAACTCGCCGAGGCGATCAACTCCACGCGGACGAACCCGGACTACTTCCCGGGTGTCGAACTCCCGGAGAACCTCCGTGCCACCACGGACCCGGCGGAGGCAGCGCGCGACGCCGACTTCACGATACTCAGCATCCCCTCGCAGACCCTGCGCGGGAATCTGGCCGAGTGGACACCCCTGCTCGCCCCCGACACGGTCCTCGTCTCCCTCATGAAGGGTGTCGAACTCGGTTCCGCGATGCGGATGAGCGAGGTCATCGAGGACGTCGCCAAGGTGGGCCAGGACCGCATCGCGGTCGTCACGGGCCCCAACCTCGCCCGGGAGATCGCCGCCCGGATGCCGGCCGCCGCCGTGGTCGCCTGCACGGACGACGCCGTGGCCCAGCGACTCCAGAGCATCTGCCACACCCCGTACTTCCGCCCGTACACCAACACCGACGTGGTCGGCTGTGAACTGGGCGGCGCCGTCAAGAACGTGATCGGTCTGGCCGTCGGTATCGCGGACGGCATGGGCCTCGGCGACAACGCGAAGGGTTCGCTCATCACGCGAGGCCTCGCCGAGACCACCCGCCTCGGCCTCGCGATGGGCGCCGACCCGCTCACCTTCGCCGGACTGGCGGGCCTGGGCGACCTGGTGGCGACCTGCTCCTCGCCCCTCTCGCGCAACCACACCTTCGGCACCAACCTCGGCAGGGGCATGACCCTCCAGGAGACCATCGCGGTCACCAAGCAGACCGCCGAGGGCGTCAAGTCCTGTGAGAGCGTGCTGGATCTGGCCCGCAGGCACGGTGTCGACATGCCGATCACGGAGACGGTCGTCGGCATCGTGCACGAGGGGAAGCCTCCCGTCGTGGCTCTCAAGGAACTGATGTCGCGCAGCGCCAAGCCCGAACGACGCTGAGCAACAGGGGTCTGCGGGCGCTGACTCAGCGCACCGCCACCGGGTACCCTCAACCCGATATGAGCACCGAGAACCTCCCCCAGAGCCCCGGGCAGCCGTCCCGTAAGCCGCGTGTGGCCGTCGTCTTCGGCGGTCGCAGTTCCGAACACGGGATCTCCGTGGTCACCGCCGGCGCCGTGCTGCGTGCCATCGACCGGACGAAGTACGACGTCCTGCCGATCGGCATCACCCAGGACGGCCGCTGGGCGCTCACCGCGGACGAACCGGAGCGCATGGCGATCGTCGACCGCAAGGCGCCGAACGTCGACCAGCTCGCCGAGTCGAGGGAGGGCGGAGTGGTCCTCCCCGTCGACCCGTCGAACCGCGAAGTCGTCTACAGCGAACCGGGATCGGTGCCCAAGGCCCTCGGCGAGGTGGACGTCGTCTTCCCCGTGCTGCACGGCCCGTACGGCGAGGACGGCACCCTCCAGGGGCTGCTGGAGCTCTCCGGTGTCCCGTACGTCGGCGCGGGCGTGCTCGCCTCTGCCGTCGGCCAGGACAAGGAGTACATGAAGCGGGTGTTCACGTCGTTCGGCCTCAAGGTCGGCCCGTACGTGGTGATCCGGCCGCGTGAGTGGGAGCGCGACGAGTCGGCCGCCCGCAAGAAGATCATCGACTTCGCCGGCGAGCACGGCTGGCCGCTGTTCGTGAAGCCCGCGCGCGCGGGATCGTCGTTCGGCATCACCAAGGTCGACGAGCTGAGCGGCCTCGACGAGGCGATCGCCGAGGCCCAGCGCCACGACCCGAAGATCATCGTGGAGGCCGCGCTGCGCGGGCGCGAGATCGAGTGCGGGGTGCTGGAGTTCGAGGACGGCCCGCGTGCCTCCGTACCCGCCGAGATCCCGCCCGTTCAGGCGCACGCCTTCTACGACTTCGAGGCCAAGTACATCGACTCGGCCGACGGCATCGTCCCGGCCCCCCTCACCGAGGACCAGACGGCGGAGGTCCGCCGCCTCGCGGTCGAGGCCTTCGACGCGGCGTCCTGCGAGGGTCTCGTCCGCGCGGACTTCTTCCTCACGGAGGACGGCGAGTTCGTCATCAACGAGATCAACACGATGCCCGGCTTCACCCCGATCTCCATGTACCCGAGGATGTGGCAGGAGACGGGAGTGGACTATCCCGAGCTGGTGGATCGCCTGGTGCAGGCGGCGCTGCGCCGCTCAACAGGCCTGAGGTGAAGCGCCCCTGAAGGGGCGCGGGGAACTGCGCGACCAGCCACGACGGACGCGCACCCAACAACGCAACAGGCCACATACAGCGCCTAGTTGGCAATCCCTTCCGGCACTGCCTTCTTGATGGCCGCAGCCAGATCGACAAGCGCCCCCGAGGTGTCCCGACCCGACGGAACAGTCACCTCGACATAGGCGAGCCGCGACGAAGTCGTGAAGCGGGACGACCCGTCGTCCCGCTTCTCCATCAGCCACCCGACCCCGTTCACCTCACCCCCCACCGCATCCGGATCCGCACCGGTGGCGACCTTGGGGTCGGTCATCCTGGGCGGCCGTACGACACCGCAGCGCAGTATGATCGCCGGGCTGCTGCCCCAGCCCGCGGTCAGTGCGGACCGGGGCTCGGGATCGTCGCGGCTCAGGCCGTCCACCTTCGACGGCAGCGACTTGTCCAGGTTCCGGCACAGCTTCGCGGCCTTCCCGTCCGGCACGGGAACCGTGACCGCGGCGCTGTCGTCTGCTGAGGAGCAGCCCGTGACGACGATCAACAGGGCGAGCGCGGGCAGAGCGAGCGGCCGGTGACGCAAGAAGTTCACCGGCACAGGGTAGACGGGGGCTACAGGTGCACCACCGGGCAGGTCAGAGTGCGGGTGATGCCGTCCACTTGCTGGACCTTCGCGACCACCATGCGGCCGAGGTCGTCCACGGTGTCGGCCTGGGCGCGCACAATCACGTCGTACGGTCCTGTCACGTCCTCGGCCTGGGTCACCCCCGGGATCTTGCTGATCGTCTCGGCGACGGTCGACGCTTTGCCGACCTCGGTCTGGATCAGGATGTACGCCTGTACCACGGAACCTCCAGGGCGGCCACGAGGATCATGTGGGGAAAAGGAACGCCACGGTATCGCGTCGTCACGCGCCACGGGGAGACCTGCGGCGACCGGGAACCCGCACCGGGGTGCACACGCGGCACAGGTTGACGGTCACCTCGACCGTACAGAGGTCCATGGGGCCTCGCGACCGGGCAGGAACAGCAACGGGGACAGCACCAGAAGGGGACGTACGACTATGAAGGGCACTGTGGGCGAACTGGGGGAGTTCGGGCTCATCAGGGAGCTCACCTCCCGGCTCACCACCACCCCGGCGGTCCGGGTCGGTCCCGGCGACGACGCCGCCGTGGTCGCCGCGCCCGACCGCAGGGTCGTGGCGAGCACCGACATCCTCCTGGAAGGGCGGCACTTCCGCCGCGACTGGTCCACCGCGTACGACGTGGGCCGCAAGGCAGCCGCCCAGAACCTCGCGGACATCGCCGCCATGGGCGCCGTACCGACCGCGCTGCTCCTCGGCCTGGTCGTCCCCGCCGAACTCCCGGTCACCTGGCCCGTCGAACTGATGGACGGTCTGCGGGACGAGGCCCAGGTCGCGGGCGCCGCCGTGGTCGGCGGTGATGTCGTACGGGGGGACACGATCATGGTCTCCATCACCGCGCTCGGTGATCTCCGCAACCACGAGCCGGTGATCCGCGGTGGTGCACGGCCCGGTGACGTCGTCGCCGTGACGGGCTGGCTGGGCTGGTCGGCGGCCGGGCACGCGGTGCTCTCGCGCGGCTTCCGCTCGCCGCGCGCCTTCGTCGAGGCCCACCGTCGTCCCGAACCGCCGTATCACGCGGGCCCGGCGGCGGCCGGCCTCGGCGCGACCGCGATGTGCGACGTGAGCGACGGGCTGATCGCCGACCTCGGGCACATCGCCGAGGCCAGCAAGGTCCGTATCGACATCCGTTCGGGCGCGATCGACATCCCCACCCAGATGAACGACATCGGGCAGGCCGTGGGCGTCGACCCCATGCAGTGGGTGCTCACCGGCGGCGAGGACCACGCGATCGTGGCGACCTTCCCGCCGGACGTGAAGCTGCCCGCCCGCTGGAAGGTGATCGGCGAGGTCCTCAACCCGTCGGCGCTGCCCCAGGTGACGGTCGACGGGGCACCGTGGACCAGCAAGGGCGGCTGGGACCACTTCGCGGACATCGAGTCGTGACCGCGCTTCCGCGCGTCCTCACGGTCGCGGGCTCCGACTCCGGTGGCGGCGCCGGGATCCAGGCCGACCTGAAGACGATGCTGGCGCTCGGAGTGCACGGCATGAGCGTGCTCACGGCGGTCACCGCGCAGAACTCCCTGGGCGTACAGGGTGCTTGGGAGCTGCCGGTGGAGGCGGTGCGGGCCCAGTACCGCAGCGTCGTCGGCGACATCGGAGTGACCGCGGTGAAGACCGGGATGCTCGCCTCGGCCGAACTGGTCGAGGCGGTCGCCGAGTTGATCGCGGCGACGGACGTGCCGACGGTCGTCGACCCGGTGGGCGTCTCCAAGCACGGGGACCCGCTGCTGGCCGCGTCCGCACTCGATTCCGTACGGACGCTGCTGCTGCCGGTGGCGACCGTGGCGACGCCGAACCTCGACGAGGTGGCGCAGCTCACGGGCGTACGCGTCGAGTCGGAGGGCCAACTGCGCGAGGCCGCTGCCGCCGTGCTGGCGTACGGGCCGAAGTGGGCGCTGATCAAGGGCGGCCATCTGCCGGGCGAGGCCGTCGACCTGCTGACGGACGGGTCCGAGGAGCACTGGCTGCGCGCCCCGCGCCTCGACAACCGGCACACGCACGGCACGGGCTGCACGCTGGCGTCGGCCATCGCGTCGGGGCTGGCGAAGGGCGAGTCGGTACCGGAGGCGGTGGCGGCGGCGAAGGAGTACGTCACCGGGGCGATCGCGGCCGGGTTCGCTCTGGGGGGCGGGATCGGTCCGGTGGACCACGGGTGGCGGTTCCGGGCGTAGAGAACATCCGTCGGGGCGCATCTGCTCTGCGGGTACGGCAAAAAGCCGGCCCACCGAGGTGGACCGGCTCTGTGCAGCGAACCAACAGTGGCCGCGCGCTAGCTGAGCGTCAGCGCGAGACCTTGCCGGCCTTGATGCACGAGGTGCAAGCGTTCACGCGCTTCGGCGTCCCACCGACCACGGTACGTACGCGCTGGATGTTCGGGTTCCAGCGACGGGGTGTACGGCGGTGCGAGTGGGAGATGCTGTTGCCGAAGCCCGGCCCCTTGCCGCAGACGTCGCAGTTGGCAGCCACGGGTCACTCCAAAGACTTCAGATGCTCTTACGGGTTGATCCCGGCACGCCGGGATCAGGATCGGAGGATCTGAGTGGCAGTACCAGGGAGAAGGCCCGATGTGCGACGGCCATCTGGGATGGCCTTCTCGATCGGGCAACCGGAGCAGCATACAACGACTGCGCCAGTACAACGAAACTACCATGGCTGATCAGGGCTTCACTCCCGGCCCCGGGCCACCCGGCATTCACCCGGGGTCTACGCTGCGTGCCACGTCCAGCAGCTCAAGGAGGCGCAGGTGCCGCAGGTGCCGCAGACATTCTTCGATGCTCTCGCGGTCCGCACCTGGTGCGGACTCGCGCTGGCCGCGCTCGGGCGGGCGCGCGAGGAGATCGACGCGATCAATGTCTACCCGGTCGCCGACGGGGACACCGGCACCAACCTCTATCTGACGCTGGAGTCGGCGTGCGCGGCGGTCGAGGCCGCCTTCGCCGGGCACGAGACGGGGGCCGGACCGACTGGCACGGCCGGGGCTCCGACCCTGGCCGACGCGACCCGGGCGATGGCCCACGGCGCGCTGATAGGGGCGCGCGGCAACTCCGGCACGATCCTGGCGCAGCTGCTGCGCGGCATGGCCCAGGTGCTGGCCGCCGACGCGGACGGTGGGAGCGCTCGCATCGACGGCCCCGGCCTGTGCCTGGCCCTGCGGCACGCGGCGGAGGCCGCCCGGCAGGCCGTGGCCCACCCGGTCGAGGGCACGGTCCTCACGGTCGCCTCCGCGGCGGCCGACGCCGCGACGGAGGCGGAGGGCGACTGCGGGACGGTGGCAAGAGCCGCGTACGAGGGCGCCTCGGCCGCGTTGGCCGCCACCCCGGGCCAGCTGGCCGTCCTGGGGCGCGCGGGCGTCGTCGACGCGGGCGGACGGGGACTGGTGGCGGTGCTCGGGGCGCTGGTGGAGACGTTCACGGGGGAGGCGCCGGGAGGTGGCGCGACAGGGGCCGCGTGGGCGGCACGCGTGCGCGTGCCGGCTCGTTCCGACGCCCTTGGGACGGCGACGCCGGTGCCCGACGGCCCGGACGACTGCGCGGAGGACGCCTCCGGGCCCGCCTTCGAGGTCATCTACCTCCTGGAGGCCGAGGACACGGCCGTCGCCCGGCTCCGGGAGCGGCTGGACCGGCTCGGGGACTCGCTCGTGGTGGTCGGGGGCGACGGGCTGTGGAACGTGCACGTGCACGTCGACGACGCAGGCGCCGCCGTGGAGGCGGGAGTCGAGGCGGGGCGGCCGTACCGGATCAGGATCACGCACTTCGGGATCGGTGACGTACACACCGGTGGCGTCGGACGGCCGCCCCGGGAGCGGGTGCAGCGGGCCGTCGTGGCCGTCGTGCCGGGGGAGGGGCTGGCCGGGCTGTACGGCGAGGCCGGTGCCACCATCGTGCTCGCGCGGCCCGGGGAGCCACCGGCGAGCGGGGAGCTCGTCGAGGCCGTGCGGCGGGCCCACGCGCGCGAGGTCGTCCTGCTGCCCAACGACGCCGACCTGCGCCACACCGCCGCCGCGGCGGCCGAACAGGCCCGCACGGAGGGCATCCGCGTGGCCCTGATCCCGACGCGGTCGGCGGTCCAGGGCATCGCCGCGCTCGCCGTGCACGAACCGGAACGCCGGTTCGACGAGGACGTCGTCGCGATGACCTCCGCGGCCGGCGCGACCCGCTACGCCGAACTCGCCGTCGCGGAACGCCAGTCCTGGACGATGGCCGGCATCTGCCAGACCGGTGACGTCCTCGGCCTGATCGACGGTGACGTCGCCGTGATCGGCTCGGACGTCACGGCCACCGCGGAGGCCGTCATCGACCGCATGCTCCAGGCGGGGGGTGAGATGGTCACCCTCGTCCTCGGGGACGAGGCGCCCGAGGACATCGCGGGCCACCTGGAGGCCCGGGTCCGTGAGGGGTATCTCGCCGTCGACACCGTGGTCTATCGGGGCGGGCGGCAGGGGGCGTTGCTGCTCATCGGGGTTGAGTGAGGGAGGGTGCGCGTCGGAGGGGTTTCGCCCCCGCCGCCCCTACCCGTCCCATCCCGTTCCTGGGGGCTGCGCCCCCAGACCCCCTTCGCGCTGAACGCGCTCGTCCTCAAACGCCGGACGGGCTGAAGCGCCCCTAGTCCGCCTCCTGCTCCTCCATGAGCTGGAGCATCTGTTCCGCCTCGGCCCGGCGGGACCGGACCGTTTCGGCCTCCTCCTCGTAGGGCTCGAAGTTCTCGTACGCGGTCAGCACCCCGCGCGCGCGTGCCGCCGCGTCCGACGGGCGGCTCAGGTCCGCCTCCAGCCAGCCCGCGGCCAGTTCGGCGCCGGTGCGGCCGTGCAGGCCCTCCTCGCCGAGGGAGGAGAACACGGCGATCGCCTTCGTCATCTGGGCCAGCGCCGCCTCGAACGCGGCCTCGATCGCGCCGTCCTCGGCGTCCTCCGCGGCGGAGCGGGCCAGCAGGTCGCCGAACTGGCGGTGGGTGTGGGCGAGTTCGGCGCCGAGCTGCTCGCGGGACTCCAGCTCCTCCGCCTCGGACAGGGCCTGCGCGCACTCCCGGACCGCTTCGCCCATCCGCTGCCGGGCCCCGTCGAGGCCCGCCTCCATCCGCAGCGCGAGCCACGCGCGGGCGCGCAGGGCACGCACCAGGCCGTGCACGTTGCCGAGCGAGCGCCACAGCTCGCCGGCGCGTTCGTAGGCCTGGTCCGCCTCGGCGGGCAGCCCGGCCTGGCCGAGGGACTCGGCGGCCAGGTGGGCGAGGGTCGCGTGGTCCTGCTGCTCGGGCCAGTGCCGGGCGATCTCCGCGGCCCTCAGCCGGCGTTCGGCGGACTCACGGTGCTCGCCCAGCTCGCCCAGACAGTCGCCGAGCCACCACAGCGTCTGTACGACCGCTCCGTCGCCGTGCGTCTCCGTCCCGAGGTCGGGCAGCGCCGACTCCAGCACCTCGGCAGCCTCCGCCCACCGGCCCTGCCGCAGCAGGAAACCGCCGAGCAGGTGCCGGGCCCAGGCGCCCAGGGTCGGGCCCTCGCCCGCCTCGTCGGCCCAGTGCGCGGCCTCCAGGGCGCGGTCCGCGGCCTCGGCGATCTCGTCGCGCGCCCCGAGGATCTCGGCGAGCTGCAGGTTCAGCTGGGCCTGGCCGGCCGCCTCCAGATACGCCCCGCCGTGCTCCAGGGCCCCACGCAGCGCCCGCTCGGCCCCGGCGATGTCGCCGAGATGGTGGGCGAGGCCGGCCAGCCGTGCCTCGTACTCGACCGCGAACCACGGCAGCCCGGCCGCGACGAACGCATCCGTCGCCCAGGTGAACAGCTCCGCGGCCCCCGCCAGGTCCCCGGTGCGCGTCGCCAGTTCCCCGAGCATGGCCTGCGCCTCCGCGCCGCGTGAGGCGAGCCGCACATCGTTTCCGGCGTGCCCGTCGACGAGTGCCAGCAGCTCCCGTACGGCGTTCTCCGCGGCGGCCAGGACCTGGTCGGTGCCGTCCTCCTCGACCTGCCGCATGAGGATGCGGGCGCGCCCCATCAGGACGGCCGCGGCCTGCCGTACGCCGGTGCGCTCGTCGGAGTAGAGCGCGAGGACCTCCTCGTACGGCTCGGAGACGGTCGCCAGGGCCTCGTCGATGTCGCCCTCCAGGGCGCGTGCGTACGCGGCGCGGGCGCGGGCGGCCAGAGCCTCGCCGGGGTCGCCCGCCTCGGCGTACAGCTCGGCGGCCCGCTCGAAGAGCGCGATGCCCTCAGGGCCGCCCTCCATGGCCCTGTGATCGACGATCTCCGCCCGGTCGGCCGCCGGTAGGTCCATGTCCTCGGCGGCCCGCCAGACGGCCGCCCACGCCTCCATCGCGTGCGGCAGCAGCCCGTCCGACATCCGGCGCGCGTCGGCGAGCAGCGCGGGCAGGTCGTCCGGGGCGTCGGCCGGCTTCGCCGCGAGGCCCGGGGACA contains these protein-coding regions:
- a CDS encoding DAK2 domain-containing protein; this translates as MPQVPQTFFDALAVRTWCGLALAALGRAREEIDAINVYPVADGDTGTNLYLTLESACAAVEAAFAGHETGAGPTGTAGAPTLADATRAMAHGALIGARGNSGTILAQLLRGMAQVLAADADGGSARIDGPGLCLALRHAAEAARQAVAHPVEGTVLTVASAAADAATEAEGDCGTVARAAYEGASAALAATPGQLAVLGRAGVVDAGGRGLVAVLGALVETFTGEAPGGGATGAAWAARVRVPARSDALGTATPVPDGPDDCAEDASGPAFEVIYLLEAEDTAVARLRERLDRLGDSLVVVGGDGLWNVHVHVDDAGAAVEAGVEAGRPYRIRITHFGIGDVHTGGVGRPPRERVQRAVVAVVPGEGLAGLYGEAGATIVLARPGEPPASGELVEAVRRAHAREVVLLPNDADLRHTAAAAAEQARTEGIRVALIPTRSAVQGIAALAVHEPERRFDEDVVAMTSAAGATRYAELAVAERQSWTMAGICQTGDVLGLIDGDVAVIGSDVTATAEAVIDRMLQAGGEMVTLVLGDEAPEDIAGHLEARVREGYLAVDTVVYRGGRQGALLLIGVE
- a CDS encoding tetratricopeptide repeat protein, whose protein sequence is MSEIKDFDALREAMALNSEQPEGPARNARAEQLLAEAEKLNIPLAVIEALGHQLKAYNYSSEKDRMFVPFARLLRMWDERPEDFDEYEVHTLHWVFKWMTTGMLDQPHIPLASIEKWLGEMEHRYRLAGHSERAVRGAEFSVAAHIGDLPRAERAYAAWLAADRDSMADCHACELHSQGWWQAERGADAEALDLWRPVLEGEFTCAHEPHTVLASSLAPLLRLGRLDEARAHHLRGFRLVRPMESMRGAYADHVEFCALTGNEARGLELLAERPAYFTDSGQPRSGMDFLAAVTLLMDRLTAMGMGDQSVPGPAERDWTARELAVHAREETLSLSERFDLRNGTSYVGENVRARMDQAPLVERLPLGVRAARGVPAPRRAPAGSTVSPGLAAKPADAPDDLPALLADARRMSDGLLPHAMEAWAAVWRAAEDMDLPAADRAEIVDHRAMEGGPEGIALFERAAELYAEAGDPGEALAARARAAYARALEGDIDEALATVSEPYEEVLALYSDERTGVRQAAAVLMGRARILMRQVEEDGTDQVLAAAENAVRELLALVDGHAGNDVRLASRGAEAQAMLGELATRTGDLAGAAELFTWATDAFVAAGLPWFAVEYEARLAGLAHHLGDIAGAERALRGALEHGGAYLEAAGQAQLNLQLAEILGARDEIAEAADRALEAAHWADEAGEGPTLGAWARHLLGGFLLRQGRWAEAAEVLESALPDLGTETHGDGAVVQTLWWLGDCLGELGEHRESAERRLRAAEIARHWPEQQDHATLAHLAAESLGQAGLPAEADQAYERAGELWRSLGNVHGLVRALRARAWLALRMEAGLDGARQRMGEAVRECAQALSEAEELESREQLGAELAHTHRQFGDLLARSAAEDAEDGAIEAAFEAALAQMTKAIAVFSSLGEEGLHGRTGAELAAGWLEADLSRPSDAAARARGVLTAYENFEPYEEEAETVRSRRAEAEQMLQLMEEQEAD